A part of Vicia villosa cultivar HV-30 ecotype Madison, WI unplaced genomic scaffold, Vvil1.0 ctg.001125F_1_1, whole genome shotgun sequence genomic DNA contains:
- the LOC131633447 gene encoding inosine triphosphate pyrophosphatase-like — protein sequence MAAIKSASAGLVLPRPVTFVTGNAKKLEEVRAILGQSIPFQSLKLDLPELQGEPEDISKEKARLAAIQVKGPVLVEDTCLCFNALKGLPGPYIKWFLQKIGHEGLNNLLMAYDDKSAYALCVFSFVVGPNSEPITFSGKTPGKIVPPRGPNDFGWDPIFQPDGYDETYAEMSKEEKNKISHRSKSLALVKSHFAEAGYTFQI from the exons ATGGCTGCTATAAAATCTGCTTCCGCGGGGTTGGTGCTGCCACGTCCGGTTACTTTCGTTACCGGAAATGCGAAAAAGCTTGAAGAAGTTCGCGCCATCTTGGGACAGTCCATTCCTTTTCAATCCCTCAAACTTGACT TGCCTGAGTTGCAAGGAGAGCCGGAAGATATCTCCAAAGAAAAGGCCCGTTTGGCTGCTATTCAG GTTAAAGGACCTGTTTTGGTGGAAGACACTTGCCTCTGTTTCAATGCCTTGAAGGGTCTTCCAG GGCCTTATAT CAAATGGTTTCTCCAGAAGATTGGTCATGAAG GTCTCAACAATCTGTTGATGGCATATGATGATAAATCAGCTTATGCATTATGTGTATTTTCCTTTGTAGTCGGTCCAAACAGTGAACCTATCACATTTTCAGGAAAAACACCG GGGAAGATTGTTCCTCCAAGAGGACCCAATGATTTTGGATGGGATCCCATATTTCAACCTGATGGCTATGATGAAAC TTATGCAGAGATGTCCAAAGAAGAAAAGAACAAAATTTCTCACCGCTCCAAATCTCTTGCACTGGTGAAATCACATTTTGCTGAAGCTGGatatacctttcagatctaa